One genomic window of Haliotis asinina isolate JCU_RB_2024 chromosome 4, JCU_Hal_asi_v2, whole genome shotgun sequence includes the following:
- the LOC137281678 gene encoding neutral cholesterol ester hydrolase 1-like has product MGCLKVFAITMSVVMIGLSAYLYTPVPDSMTEPWKLRSILAAFKMVKLISSTSELLGLRSSVNVTRSLMKMLASQAVASKSDPLLKVTDTKLSGISVRIYRPKTAPTPSPALVYFHGGGWIFGSIDMYDEFTAEIARAANIVVMSVEYRLAPEYPFPIPFEDCVTATLHLLQNPQQFGVDGTKIAVGGDSAGGNLAAAIAKRFSDEAPSYLQRLKFQLLIYPALQPFDFNLPSFQKFQDEPMLSKKDIVMSWIKYLGLKEPEQYYEDFASNNHTSMILKYSEYARSVSQELLPERFQTTQKDILNKNEGNDALSNQIETLILDATFAPLLALDVTQVPPAYIITADIDVLRDEGMIYAERLRRAGIRVNTYHMKQASHGFCYMYLSYSFTQLEVCHRALKEIVNYIEVNMN; this is encoded by the exons atgggttgcctgAAGGTGTTTGCCATCACCATGTCGGTGGTGATGATCGGTCTGTCTGCGtacctgtacacacctgtgCCAGACTCCATGACAGAACCCTGGAAACTCCGTTCCATTCTCGCTGCATTCAAGATGGTGAAACTCATT AGCAGCACAAGTGAGCTGCTGGGTCTTAGAAGCAGTGTCAACGTGACCCGGAGCTTGATGAAGATGTTAGCAAGTCAAGCAGTGGCATCCAAGTCGGACCCCCTTCTCAAG GTGACCGACACCAAGTTGTCTGGGATAAGTGTGAGAATCTACCGCCCCAAAACTGCCCCGACTCCAAGCCCAGCGCTGGTGTATTTCCATGGTGGTGGCTGGATCTTTGGAAGCATTG acatGTATGATGAGTTTACTGCTGAGATTGCCAGGGCTGCCAACATCGTCGTGATGTCTGTTGA ATACCGCCTTGCTCCAGAGTACCCCTTCCCAATCCCATTTGAAGACTGTGTGACAGCCACGCTACACCTGCTGCAGAACCCACAACAGTTCGGGGTTGATGGCACCAAGATTGCTGTGGGAG GTGACAGCGCTGGTGGGAACCTGGCAGCTGCCATTGCTAAAAGGTTCTCTGATGAGGCTCCATCCTACCTTCAGAGGCTGAAGTTTCAACTCCTCATCTACCCTGCTCTCCAACCCTTTGACTTCAACCTCCCGTCATTCCAAAAGTTTCAGGATGAACCAATGCTGTCCAAGAAAGACATTGTCATGTCGTGGATCAAGTATCTTGGTCTCAAAGAACCAGAACAGTACTACGAAGACTTTGCATccaacaatcacacatcaatgATCTTGAAATATTCCGAATACGCTCGATCTGTGAGTCAAGAACTACTTCCAGAGCGATTTCAAACCACTCAAAAGGACATCTTGAATAAGAATGAAGGAAATGACGCTCTGTCCAATCAGATTGAAACTTTAATATTGGACGCGACCTTTGCCCCACTTTTGGCCTTGGATGTCACCCAGGTTCCCCCTGCGTACATCATAACTGCTGATATAGATGTCCTTCGGGACGAGGGGATGATCTATGCCGAGAGGCTACGTAGAGCGGGAATACGGGTTAATACTTACCATATGAAACAGGCCAGTCATGGCTTCTGTTATATGTATTTGTCTTACAGTTTCACACAGTTAGAGGTGTGTCACAGGGCGCTAAAGGAAATTGTCAACTATATTGAGGTCAATATGAACTAA